The DNA window ATGGTCATCGTGATGGCGATCTATTGTTTGTTGAACCTCTCGTATTTTTACGCGCTGCCGTTTCAGGAAGTCGTGACAGCGAATTCGACGCAATACCGCGAGGCGCTGCCTGCCGCGTCAAAAGCGGCGCAAACCTTTCTGGGCGATTTTGGCGGACGCTTCGTTTCGATTGTCTTCGTTGTCTCGGCGTTCGGCGCGCTGAATGGTTCGATCCTGTCGAATGCGCGCGTGCCATATGCGATGGCGCGCGATGGGATGTTTTTTGAAAAGATGGGCGCGTTGAGTGAGGGAACGCGCGTGCCCGTCTTCGGCTTGATCGTGCAAGCGATCTGGTCGTGCGTGCTGGCGCTGTCGGGAACGTTCGATCAGTTGACGGATTGTTTGTTGTTCGCCTCGTGGATTTTTTATGGCTTGGTCACGTCGGCAGTATTTGTGTTGCGACGCAAGCTGCCGAATTTGGAACGGCCCTACAAAACATTCGGCTATCCGGTCGTGCCGCTGATCTTTGTATTGGTGGCGTTGTGGCTAATCATCAACACGCTGTTTACGAAGCCGGTGGAATCTGTAGTGGGGTTGGTGCTGATGGCGTTGGGGCTGCCACTCTATTATTACTTTCGCGCCCAGCAAAAGAATTTTGTTAGCAAGTGATGAATTCTCCCTTTATTGCTGGCTTTTCGGCTGAAATTAAATCTTGCCCCTATCTTGACCGTCAGCACAGAGAGGCGTAAGGTGACCGCAGTGATCGTACTTGCAGGCTCAAACCATTGATCATTAGCGACGATGGAACGAGCAACCTTATTAACTGTGCTGGCAAGTCGCTGGCCCCGACAAAGGAGGTGCTGCATAGCAATTGAGTCACAACTGAATCATACAAACCGAACGTTGATCAAACGTTCTTGAATGCGTCTCTTGACGCATCGGTTACTAAATCAAAGAGCCTGCCAATTTACCGCAAGGGAGTTGGCAGGCTCAATTCGTTAGTAACTCAATGTTTCTGCCCGGCCCATATTCTAGCTGGTTCGCTGCACGCGCCCTTTCCCTTTTCCTGCCTTACCTGTACAAAGAGTCAAGTACTTGTGCGACACCCGCACGCATCGAACGAGCAACAGCTTTACTTCATCACTTCAGGGAGAAAGTTCAATGGGATTCTCTGCCATTGATTACATCGTCTTACTGCTTTACCTCGTGGGCATCACGGTTTTTGGCACGCTCTTCCGGCGCACGCAGAAAACCGTCAAGGATTATTTCGTCGGCGCGAAAAATATTCATTGGCTGGTCATCAGCCTTTCGATTGTCGCCACAGAAACCAGCACGCTGACGCTGGTCGGTGTGCCCGCGATTGCCTATGCGACTTACAAGCACCCCGAGCAGGGCGGCAATCTGACGTATCTACAAGTCGTCATCGGCTACATCATCGCGCGCATTATCATCAGCCTGCTGTTCATCCCAGCCTATTTTCAAGGCGAATTGCTGACGGCGTATGAGTTGCTCAAGCAGCGCTTCGGCGTCGGTACGAAAAATTTTGCGGCCTCGCTGTTTTTGATTATGCGGGCGCTGGCCGAGGGCGTGCGGATTTATGCAGCCTCCATCGTGCTGAGCGCGGTGCTGAAATCGAGCTTTCCCAGTCAGCCGAATCTGTGGTTGTGGTCAATTATCATCGTTGGTTTGCTGACGCTGGTTTACACCTTTGAAGGCGGCATCGCGGCGGTGATCTGGACGGACTTGGTGCAACTGATCATCTATGTCGGCGGTTCGTTGCTGGCGGCGTATATGCTGATCAAGCTGGTACCGGGCGGCTGGAACGAAATTGCGGCGCAAGCGACGGCGGCGGGCAAATTCCAGATCGTCTCATTTAGTTGGGATTTCAGTTTGCCATTCACCTTCTGGGCGGGTTTGTTGGGCGGAACGTTTTTGACGATGGCCTCGCACGGCACGGATCAATTGCTGGTGCAGCGGCTTTTCACTTGCCGCGACATGCGCGATAGCCAGAAGGCGCTGATCTTCAGCGGCTTTTTTGTTTTCTTCCAGTTCGCGCTCTTCCTGCTGATCGGCGTGATGCTGTTTGCGTATTACAAAGCCTATCCGCTGGCGGTGCCGCTGGCGAGCAATGACGAAGTCTTTCCGAACTTCATCGTGCAACGCTTGCCACACGGCATCTCTGGGCTGGTGATCGCGGCGATTTTTGCGGCAGCGATGTCAAACCTGAGCGGCTCGCTCAATTCGCTCGCTTCGACGACGGTGCTCGACTTTTACAAACCGCTGGTGAAACCGCATGCCGACGATGCCAGTTTGCTCAAACTTTCGCGCTGGCTGACGGCAGCTTGGGGCGTGTTGCTGATTCTGATCGCCATCATCTCGCGCAACTGGGGGTCGGTGTTTACCGTAGGGTTAACGCTGGCTTCCTTGGTTTACGGCACGATGCTGGGCGCGTTCCTGCTGGGCGTACTGACAAAACGCGCCAACCAGCGCGGCGTGATCTGCGGCATGCTGGCCTCGCTGGTGACGATGACGGCGGTCAAGTTTTACACGACGATTGCGTGGACCTGGTATGTGTTGATCGGGACGGTCGTTTGTTTGGTAGTGGGATATTCGCTCAGCGCTTTGCTGCCAGCCAAGCAGACCGAATAGTGGGCTTGTCAGATATAATTATTTTCGTTTTCTGTCTTGTCCCTTGCGCCCAAAGTTTTGAGAGGTGTTTTTGTGCAGCTACGATTTCTGGCGATCATTTTTGCCTTCATTCTTGTCTCCATTCCAACCGCCGCCACGCAGACTAAGCCGTATCAACCCGTAGACCGTCCACTCTCCAAAAAAGAAGAGAAGTGGGTGCGCGACACGCTCAATAAAATGACGCTCGACGAAAAGGTCGGGCAGATGTTTTTGGCTGATGCTTATTACACGGGCTTTTGGAATCGCGAAAGCGCAGCCTACAAAGAACTGCAACATCGCATCGCCGACAACAAGGTCGGCGGCATCCTCGTCTTTCGCAGCGACGTCTGGCCGACCGCTGTGCTCAACAATCGCTGGCAGGAATTAGCGCAAACGCCGTTGCTGATTTCATCCGACCTTGAGATGGGGATGGGCATGCGCTTCGACGATACGCCGTGGTGGGCACCGAATATGGCCGTGGCCGCGACCGGCGATACCAAATGGGCGCGCTTGCACGGCGAAGCCACTGCCAAACAGGCGCGCGCGCTGGGCATCAACTGGCTGTATGCACCGTCGGTGGATGTGAACAACAACCCCGACAACCCCGTCATCAACGTGCGTTCGTATGGCGAAGACCCGGCGCAGGTTTCCATCTTCGCTAAGGCGTTTATCGAAGGCGCACAAACGGCGGGCGCGCTCGCCTGCGCCAAACATTTCCCCGGCCACGGCGACACGGCAACTGATTCGCACATCGGCTTGCCTATTGTTGACGTCAGCCGCGAACGGTTGGAGAAACTCGAACTCGTGCCGTTCCGCGGGGCGATTGACGCGCGTGTAGCCTCGATCATGTCGGCGCACATTGCATTGCCACAGATCGAAACCGAATTGGCCGCTCCTGTGCGCCCCTTACCCGAAAATGAAGTCGCCGAATTCAAATCACTGACCGAAGAGACCGGCGTTCGCGTCACGCTGCCCGGCACGCTCTCACCCAAAGTGCTGACGGGCATCCTGCGCGAAGAACTCAAAGTCAACGGCATCGTCGTGACCGACGCGATGAACATGGCCGGGGTCGCCGCGCGCTATACCCCCGCCGAAGCCGCCATCCGCGCGATCAAGGCAGGCGCTGACCTCATCATCAAATCGCCCGACATTGACGCGGCCATCGCGGGCGTCAAACAAGCTGTGACGACCGGCGAAATCTCCGCCGCGCGCCTTGATGTTTCGGTTGAGCGGATGCTGCGCGCCAAAGCTGCGTTGGGTCTGAACGTGCGCAAGACGGTTGACCTTAACGAAGTTGACCGTCTGGTTGCCGCCTCTGAATTCAACGACGTCGCCCAACAAATTGCCGACCGTTCGATCACGCTGGTGCGCGATTATCAAAAGCTGCTGCCACTCGATTCGAGCAAACCCGCGCAACTCTTTCACCTGACATTTACCGATGAAGAAGACCCGCTGATCACCAAACCCTTTGTTGATGAATTGCGCGCCCGCGCTGGCAACATTCAGCTTGAAAGTCACCTGCTCAATCGCAATGCCACCGACGCGCAGATCGCCGCCGTCCTGGAGAAGTTGGATGCGCGTCCGCACACCGCCGTGCTTTTCGCCATCGCTGTCCGCGCCCGCAGCGGCAAAGGCAGCGTCGCCTTGCCGCCCATTGGCAAACGCATTGCCGAAGAGTTGATCAAACGGCATATGACCACGCGGCTGCCGCTCGTGACGATTTCGTTCGGCAATCCGTATTTGCTGAACGCGCTGCCCGCTTCGCCGTCATACCTGCTGGCGTGGAGTCCGTTCCCAGTCAGCCAACGCGCGGCGGCCAAGGCGGTGTTGGGTGAGATTGAAATCAATGGGAAATTGCCAGTGACGTTGCCGGGATTGTATGAGCGAGGCAGTGGGATGAAAGTGGAGCGGAAGCAAGTGCTGCCCAAGTAAAGAATGTGGTGAAGCTTCAGAACCGAGGGTGAAAAAATGCAAGAGCGCTATGCCTGTCTTGGTTAGATAGGTGTAGCGCTCTTCAGCTTTTCTGTATGGTTACCGCAGTTTATTCCGGCGTCCGGGCTGTTTGAATAATGTGGTCAGCCGTCAGGGCGACAGTTTGCGGCGCATCTTTGGAAAAGAACGTGACCAGCAGCAAGATGCCTTTGTTGGCGCGGATGATGACGCCTTTGCCGATGAAATCGAGCGGGGCCGGTTGGTTGGGCACCTGAAAGGCCGCTTTCAAATCCAGGAAGGTTTTGATCTGTTGGCCTTCGGTGACGACGCGGCGCGAGAGGGCCTGCATGTTCTGAATGCCGTTGCCGGAACCCATGCTCTTGAGGATCAAGTCCACGATCATGTCGTTGTCGTGATCGGGGCTGTTGGCCTTGTCGAGCTTGTTCCAGATGGCGTTCAGAAAGGCCGCGTCTTCATTCGATTTGAACATCGCCCCGGCGCTGACTTTCTGCGACTGCATCTCATTGGAATTGAGCGAACCGCCAACCCAGTATTGCGGAATTTCAAATGAATAGCCCGCCGCTTGATCCTGATACCGCGAATATCCCGCGCCAGCATTGGCCGGATTGCCCGCCGGATTACTCGTAGCGGTTGCGGGCGGGTTGGCGGCAGCAGTGGCCGGTGGCATTGTGGACGATGCGCTGACGGGCGTCGTATTCGCTGTAGGTTTCGACGTAGTCGTCGAGTTCGGCGTCAATGTGGCCGTACTGGCCGTGTTGGGTTGCTCTTTGGATTTGGCCGTTGGGGGCGCTGTGTTAACGGGCGCGGGCGCTGTTGGCGCGGGCTTGATCATGGGCGGCGCGGCGGTTGTTTTGGGCGTATTGCTTGCCACATTCGCAGGCGCTTCGGCATCGGGCTTTTCGTAGTTGGCGACGTAATACTCGCTGAAGGCGCCTTGTGCTTTGAGTTGCTGGCCTTTTTGTTCGGCGGCGGCACGGCTGGCGAAATTGCCGGTGCGCACGCGGTAAAAGACGCCTTTGCCGGCCACGTTGCTTTTGACCAGATAAACGTCCAGGCCTGCGGCTTTGAGTTGCGCCATTTTTTCTTCGGCTTCGCTGCGCGTCGGATAGGCGCCGAATTGCAGGGCAAAACGTCCGGCCTGGGCCAATGCGGTCGCGGCCAACACCAGCACGAGACAGATTGTCAGAAACGAGAGTGAAAACGTGGGTCTATTTTTCATAAGCTGATTTCCACCTAACACCATAATCCAGGGCACTTCGATTTTTAAGTTTGGGATGTCGGTTTCAAATGCAGGGACGCGCGTATTATGCATGAAGTGCCCGGGTATTTGAACCGGAAAGTGAGCTTTGAAATAACGTAGGGGCAGACCTGCGTGTCTGCCCCTGTCGCGCTAGACGGAATCGAAGTCTACAAATGCCACCGGGGCAGACACACAGGTCTGCCCCTACGATGTGATTTTATTTGAACATCAGCTTCACCGGGTTGGCTTTCTTGCCATCCACGGTCAATAGCACTTCCACCTCACCGCGCCCGGCCAGGCTTTGCGGCGCGAGCACGTTCAGTTGATCCAGGCCCTCCAAGCCGCCGACCTTGCCCGCGAAATCGGCGTTGAGTTGCACGCCGCCGATTTCGACCGTCACCGCTTCGATCTTGCTGCGGTAACGGAAACCCGTGCCGTACAGGACGAGGTAAACCGCTTCGCTGGCATCCGACACGTCAATCGGCTTGGCGACGAACTTTTTCGTTTGCGGGTCGAGTTGCGCGAATGTTTCGTAGACCTGCTGCCCATTCGCTTTGACGCGCAACACCAGGCCGGTGGCGATGCCCGCGCCATTCGCGTTCGCCGTGAACAGCGCGGGCGCGACCGGCGCGATCTGCACGAACTGCACCGAGATGTGTTTGCTGCCGCTCTGAATCATCACCAGCGCCGGGCCGAGCGCGACTTTCTCCGGAATCAGGTAATTGACCTGATTGCCCGACACGAAAAAGAGCGGCGCTTGATGCAATTGCCCCAGGGCGTCCTGCACCGTCACGACCGTGCCCGCCAGTTCGGTCGGCAGCGGCACTTTGTTGGCGGCCATTACTTGCGTCGCCAGATCGTTGCCAAAGGCCGCG is part of the Acidobacteriota bacterium genome and encodes:
- a CDS encoding sodium/solute symporter (Members of the Solute:Sodium Symporter (SSS), TC 2.A.21 as described in tcdb.org, catalyze solute:Na+ symport. Known solutes for members of the family include sugars, amino acids, nucleosides, inositols, vitamins, urea or anions, depending on the system.), whose product is MGFSAIDYIVLLLYLVGITVFGTLFRRTQKTVKDYFVGAKNIHWLVISLSIVATETSTLTLVGVPAIAYATYKHPEQGGNLTYLQVVIGYIIARIIISLLFIPAYFQGELLTAYELLKQRFGVGTKNFAASLFLIMRALAEGVRIYAASIVLSAVLKSSFPSQPNLWLWSIIIVGLLTLVYTFEGGIAAVIWTDLVQLIIYVGGSLLAAYMLIKLVPGGWNEIAAQATAAGKFQIVSFSWDFSLPFTFWAGLLGGTFLTMASHGTDQLLVQRLFTCRDMRDSQKALIFSGFFVFFQFALFLLIGVMLFAYYKAYPLAVPLASNDEVFPNFIVQRLPHGISGLVIAAIFAAAMSNLSGSLNSLASTTVLDFYKPLVKPHADDASLLKLSRWLTAAWGVLLILIAIISRNWGSVFTVGLTLASLVYGTMLGAFLLGVLTKRANQRGVICGMLASLVTMTAVKFYTTIAWTWYVLIGTVVCLVVGYSLSALLPAKQTE
- a CDS encoding SPOR domain-containing protein encodes the protein MKNRPTFSLSFLTICLVLVLAATALAQAGRFALQFGAYPTRSEAEEKMAQLKAAGLDVYLVKSNVAGKGVFYRVRTGNFASRAAAEQKGQQLKAQGAFSEYYVANYEKPDAEAPANVASNTPKTTAAPPMIKPAPTAPAPVNTAPPTAKSKEQPNTASTATLTPNSTTTSKPTANTTPVSASSTMPPATAAANPPATATSNPAGNPANAGAGYSRYQDQAAGYSFEIPQYWVGGSLNSNEMQSQKVSAGAMFKSNEDAAFLNAIWNKLDKANSPDHDNDMIVDLILKSMGSGNGIQNMQALSRRVVTEGQQIKTFLDLKAAFQVPNQPAPLDFIGKGVIIRANKGILLLVTFFSKDAPQTVALTADHIIQTARTPE